Genomic DNA from Methanosarcina sp. MTP4:
CAAACATCATCTGTTGTGAGGATTACATTGCACCCCTTTGATTCAAGTTCTCTGATGAGTGCATCCTCAGCCGTGAATGAAATTGTCGTCTGACCAAAATCGTTACTGATAATACCTATTGTTGGAGCAGAGGAATTATATCCGTTTTCGGCATACCATTCAAGATACTCCGTACTGTTCCCAAAGATCCTGGGGAAGGCATCCGGATGGTATATACCATTCTTCGAAACGTCAGGGGCCTGTGCAGGAGCATATTCTATGTAGACATCCTCCAGCATTGCGCCAGTGCAACGGATCCAGTTCTCCATATTCGTATACCCGCTGTTTGTGCGGTAATCTTTCAACACATCATATGGCGGTACTTCCATGTCGAACGTTGCTATCCCGTACACATCTGCCAGCATTCCGAACATCCCTATCTGTGCACCGTTGTACTGTGCTTCAAGAAGTTTGTCCTTCAGTTCAGGAAGTTCGTTAGCTCCCACCATGTAAAGTATTATTACATCATCGTTTGATACGTCAATGTCGTTGTTTATGGCCTCTGTGCCGGTCATGACTCTGACATTGAACCTGTCTGTGATCACTTTTCTTTCATCAAGGACCTCCTTCATGAAAGAAATCTCAACATCGGAATTAAGGATGTAAGTCACATTCACCTTTGGCAGAACTATTTCAGGTTCATCGATCAGTTCATCCTGCCAGATTTGTGCAAACTTCTGCCCCATTAATTTGAGCATGTTTTTCATGTTTGTCTCGCCGCCCTGTATCCAGTATCTTTCGATATCCTTGTATTCGTCCGAATACAGGTCAACGTTTGGCAGAGTGATATTGGAGGAAAGGTTGTACCCTATGACCATTGAACCGTGTGTCCTGGCAAGATTTATGCTATCTGTCGAGTTATTTACCGCATTTTCACTCTGGGAATCTATGAAAATCATAGAATAGTTGGAGAAATCAAAGCCTTCCGGTACAGGAGTATCCTTTGTGAAAACCGTTATGTTGAGTTCTTCCGAGATATTGCCGTCCAGAACCGCATTATTCAGAGCCTCTTCATTGAATTCCGTCCCCAGGACAAACAGGAATTCGTTGTAGTTTACAATCGTATTGTCCCAATCACCGGTTATCTCGGTATGATTCCCGTACTCTTTTGCCAGGTAAATCAGCAAGTTTTCTGCGTTTTTGAGTCCTAACCCCACTGTGCTCATGTTGTTGTAATAGTTGCATATCGGATCAGCAGTGGAGCCATTTGAGGAATAATCGAAATAAAAAGGTGCACTGTCTGAGTTTATGCTAAGCAATGAGGTCCCATTACCATGGGCAGATTCCAGGCTTTCATTTATCCCGTTAAAGACCGTATCGCCAACCCTGTCAAAGAATATGACATCCTGAGTTTCCAAAAATCCACTATCGACAGCTGCCAGCAATTCATCACTTGCATAATATGTATCCTTAAATGCCGGAATGTAAGTGTATTCAATAAATCCGCTATACGGATTTGTCTGGCTCGCCAGCTCCAGAGCCTCACCCGGCTGCCATGCTACATACGTAATATTAATTTTGTTTTCATCTGCCAATACGGGTGCTGAAAGCACCAGAAGAATCAACAAAAATAAAAATGGTTTTACCAAAAAATCCGTTCTTTTGAGCATTTGCTTTCCTCGAAAATGCCGGAACCTCTCACTAACCCCATAAAATAAAGAGAAGTTCCGGCAGGGGTTTATAGATACAAATTTTTATTCAATGTGAATAATCAAAGAAACTTGTTTTAAGACAAATTTACTTGCATTGAATTTAGAAAAAAAAATTAATCTGAGGGAGAGGTCTCGTTGCCTCCGGCCTCTTCCTCACTTTCAGGCACGTAAATTACCCTGCCGTCAGCCAGTTTATAAGCCGTACCGAGAGCTTCTCCTGTCCCTCCCCCGATGTTGTCGGTCATGTTCAGGACTTCTATGGGTTTCCCCTCTTCCTTGATAATGATCTTCATATCCTGCTGCCCCGGATTTTTCACAATAGTGATATCTTCGTTGGGGTTCAGGAGTTCAGGGAGCTGGTAGGACATCACCAGGGCGACCAGCAGGGCAACCGAGAAGACCATAGCCACGTCGAAAAGGTTGGCAACCCCGGTAAGGGGGTTCTGGTCATCAGGGTCAGCGAGGAGACCTGTACGGTGGTAGCGTCTCGATTTTGATCTTTTCATCCTTAATCTCCTGTTTTTTCTTCGATTGTGTCAAGGATGTAATCGATATCTGACATATCTTCCCAGTACCAGCGCCTCCTGATCTGGGTCAGGACGTAGCCGATGATTCCGGCAAAGAGCCCCACAACCGTAGTGGCAAAGGCGATCATGAGGTTGTTTGCAAGCGTGGCAATGTCTCCGCTTGAAAGCCCTATCAGAGCGGGGCCGAGAGGGATAAGGGTCCCCATAAGCCCGAGCATGGGGGAAATCGTTGCAACGATCTTTGTTTGCTCAAGGCGCTTGGCCATTTTGATTTCATAGTCCTCGGAAAGCCTTTCGATCGCCGGGAAGTTCATGTCGTTCAGGTACTTCGAAGCTTCTCTCGAAAAAGCACTTACCATGTAGTTCTGCTTTATGTTTCCCAGAACTCTGGCAGCCTCCGAAAAGTTTGAATTCAGGCAGGATTCCCTTAAACCCTTGCACTGAACTTCCAGATTGTCCCTGTCCCTGTGCCGCTTTGCGTACTCGGAGAGAAATTCCCCGATAAGGATCAGGGAAAAAAGCACCAGAAACAGAAGGATCAAGATTACCGGATAGAGCAGAGCCGAGGAGAAGGTATACATTATCTCGAAGATGGGGCCTGCACTCATTGTTCAGACCTCACAT
This window encodes:
- a CDS encoding DUF2149 domain-containing protein, with the protein product MKRSKSRRYHRTGLLADPDDQNPLTGVANLFDVAMVFSVALLVALVMSYQLPELLNPNEDITIVKNPGQQDMKIIIKEEGKPIEVLNMTDNIGGGTGEALGTAYKLADGRVIYVPESEEEAGGNETSPSD
- a CDS encoding MotA/TolQ/ExbB proton channel family protein, producing MSAGPIFEIMYTFSSALLYPVILILLFLVLFSLILIGEFLSEYAKRHRDRDNLEVQCKGLRESCLNSNFSEAARVLGNIKQNYMVSAFSREASKYLNDMNFPAIERLSEDYEIKMAKRLEQTKIVATISPMLGLMGTLIPLGPALIGLSSGDIATLANNLMIAFATTVVGLFAGIIGYVLTQIRRRWYWEDMSDIDYILDTIEEKTGD